Proteins from a genomic interval of Kitasatospora kifunensis:
- a CDS encoding LysR substrate-binding domain-containing protein — translation MAAFPSDPGASGSADSAGSSRRPFDLYSLELLVAVAETGSIGQAAAKLSISQPTASSRMTTLERRLGLQLLERSTAGSRLTPAGLVVTDWARGVLGQAQALTEGLAALRAQQQGNLRVAASLTLAEYLLPGWLVTLRQLHPATHVGLRVTNSHQVIEALRRSEVDLGFTEGPFVPRDFRSALVGRDRLVVVTAPGHPWARRTEPLTGAELAETPLLLRESGSGTRETLERALRPWHGPSVPLLELGSTAPLRSAAAQGAAPAVLSELAVAEDLAAGRLVEIAVTEDLPLARSLRAIWATGTELPEAALHLLEVARRSTSTP, via the coding sequence ATGGCAGCTTTCCCCTCTGACCCTGGCGCCTCCGGCTCCGCTGACTCCGCCGGGTCCTCCCGCCGACCGTTCGACCTCTACTCCCTTGAGCTGCTGGTGGCCGTCGCGGAGACCGGAAGCATCGGCCAGGCGGCGGCGAAGCTGTCCATCAGCCAGCCGACCGCCAGCTCGCGCATGACCACCCTGGAGCGCCGCCTCGGCCTGCAGCTCCTGGAGCGCTCGACCGCCGGTTCCCGGCTGACCCCCGCCGGCCTGGTGGTCACCGACTGGGCCCGGGGTGTCCTCGGCCAGGCCCAGGCGCTGACCGAGGGCCTGGCGGCGCTGCGCGCGCAGCAGCAGGGGAACCTCCGGGTGGCCGCCAGCCTCACCCTGGCCGAGTACCTGCTGCCGGGCTGGCTGGTCACCCTGCGCCAACTGCACCCCGCCACCCACGTGGGGCTGAGGGTGACCAACAGCCATCAGGTCATCGAGGCGCTGCGGCGCTCCGAGGTCGACCTCGGCTTCACCGAGGGGCCCTTCGTCCCCCGGGACTTCAGGTCCGCGCTGGTGGGACGCGACCGGCTGGTCGTCGTCACCGCCCCCGGCCACCCCTGGGCCCGCCGGACCGAGCCGCTGACCGGCGCGGAACTCGCCGAGACGCCGCTGCTGCTGCGCGAGTCCGGCTCCGGCACCCGCGAGACCCTCGAACGGGCGCTGCGCCCCTGGCACGGCCCGTCCGTCCCACTGCTCGAACTCGGCTCCACCGCGCCGCTGCGCAGTGCCGCCGCTCAGGGCGCCGCACCGGCCGTGCTGTCCGAGCTCGCGGTCGCCGAGGACCTCGCCGCAGGGCGGCTGGTGGAGATCGCCGTGACCGAGGACCTGCCGCTCGCCCGGAGCCTGCGGGCGATCTGGGCCACCGGCACCGAACTGCCCGAGGCCGCGCTGCACCTGTTGGAGGTGGCCCGGCGCTCGACGTCCACGCCCTGA
- a CDS encoding enoyl-CoA hydratase-related protein has protein sequence MRILLVASAFNSLTQRVHVELRDRGHRPLVHLMVGEDPLRDAVRRHRPELIVAPMLKAAIPRDVWSEHTCLIVHPGPPGDRGPSALDWAIHEGLDSWGVTVLQADELMDGGDIWAHAECPVPPVGKSDLYRGEVADAALRAVLLAVQRFASGTYVPRPQHGPDWDVPDHTRPYLNQRVRQIDWLTDPTATVLRKLRAADSQPGVLDELLGEEWYLHGGHLEGELRGFPGELLATRVGAVCRATVDGAVWIPQLRRRRLAGGPATFKLPATLALGDRIPPLPELPAPLWQSEGRKAWTDLDYREVGPVGFLRFSFPGGAMSTEQCRRLLDAYRYALTRPTSVLVLGGGRDFFSNGIHLNVIEAAADPAAESWANINAMDDLVAELLTTTDRLVVAALGGNAAAGGAMLALAADEVWCRDGVVLNPHYRLMGLYGSEYWTYTLPRRVGAAAAERLTRHALPISAAGALQLGLVERVIEAAPEQFGCEVARFASLLAAGPGLAERIAAKKLSRERDEAAKPLEAYRAEELAQMHRNFFAPGEPYHDLRAAFVRKEPVRRTEGARQ, from the coding sequence ATGCGGATCCTGCTCGTCGCCAGCGCGTTCAACAGCCTCACCCAGCGCGTCCACGTCGAACTGCGCGATCGCGGCCACCGTCCGCTCGTCCACCTCATGGTGGGCGAGGACCCGTTGCGGGACGCCGTGCGGCGGCATCGGCCCGAGCTGATCGTGGCTCCGATGCTCAAGGCCGCCATCCCCCGCGACGTCTGGTCCGAGCACACCTGTCTGATCGTCCACCCGGGGCCGCCCGGTGACCGGGGGCCGTCCGCGCTGGACTGGGCCATCCACGAGGGCCTCGACAGCTGGGGGGTCACGGTGCTCCAGGCCGACGAGTTGATGGACGGCGGCGACATCTGGGCACACGCCGAGTGCCCCGTACCGCCGGTGGGCAAGAGCGACCTGTACCGGGGCGAGGTCGCCGACGCCGCGCTGCGTGCCGTGTTGCTCGCCGTGCAACGCTTCGCCTCGGGGACGTACGTCCCGCGTCCGCAGCACGGACCCGACTGGGACGTCCCCGACCACACCAGGCCCTACCTGAACCAACGGGTGCGGCAGATCGACTGGTTGACGGATCCGACGGCGACGGTGCTGCGCAAACTGCGCGCGGCGGACTCCCAACCCGGCGTGCTGGACGAGCTGTTGGGTGAGGAGTGGTATCTGCACGGCGGCCATCTTGAGGGCGAACTACGCGGATTCCCAGGAGAGTTGCTGGCAACGAGGGTCGGAGCCGTCTGCCGGGCGACGGTGGACGGCGCCGTCTGGATCCCGCAGCTGCGCCGGCGCCGCCTCGCCGGCGGCCCGGCGACGTTCAAGCTGCCCGCGACCCTGGCGCTCGGCGACCGGATCCCGCCACTTCCCGAACTGCCCGCGCCGCTCTGGCAGTCCGAGGGCCGGAAGGCCTGGACCGACCTCGACTACCGGGAGGTCGGCCCGGTCGGCTTCCTGCGCTTCTCCTTCCCCGGCGGCGCGATGAGCACCGAGCAGTGCCGACGGCTGCTGGACGCCTACCGCTACGCGCTCACCCGTCCGACCTCGGTGCTGGTGCTGGGCGGCGGACGGGACTTCTTCTCCAACGGCATCCACCTCAACGTGATCGAGGCCGCCGCCGACCCGGCTGCCGAGTCCTGGGCGAACATCAACGCCATGGATGACCTGGTGGCCGAACTGCTCACCACCACGGACCGGTTGGTGGTTGCCGCGCTGGGCGGCAACGCGGCGGCGGGCGGCGCGATGCTGGCCCTGGCGGCGGACGAGGTCTGGTGTCGAGACGGGGTCGTGCTCAACCCGCACTACCGCCTGATGGGCCTGTACGGCTCGGAGTACTGGACCTACACGCTGCCGCGCCGGGTGGGGGCGGCAGCGGCCGAACGCCTCACCCGGCACGCCTTGCCGATCAGCGCGGCGGGTGCGCTGCAACTCGGCCTGGTGGAGCGGGTGATCGAGGCGGCCCCGGAGCAGTTCGGCTGCGAGGTCGCCCGCTTCGCGTCGCTGCTCGCAGCAGGTCCTGGGCTGGCGGAGCGGATCGCCGCGAAGAAGCTCAGCCGCGAGCGCGACGAGGCCGCCAAGCCGCTGGAGGCCTACCGTGCGGAGGAGTTGGCGCAGATGCACCGCAACTTCTTCGCCCCGGGAGAGCCGTACCACGACCTGCGGGCCGCCTTCGTCCGCAAGGAGCCGGTTCGGCGCACTGAGGGGGCCCGCCAGTAG
- a CDS encoding MgtC/SapB family protein, translating into MTGHLLAAFALTYAIGFERNVRGAAAGDRTFSLIGVGAALVAVLAQHGAPNALTGVITGVGFIGGGLTFRETRANGDVVRGVTTAATIFAAAAIGAAAGEGFLLFALTGTVLTLLTLEIRHIPVLRVLDGRRWARPFAEDECIDLDGSPARLDPEAGELLDTAACPDSADYASPAARR; encoded by the coding sequence ATGACCGGACACCTCCTGGCAGCCTTCGCGCTGACCTACGCCATCGGCTTCGAGCGCAATGTCCGCGGGGCGGCCGCCGGGGACCGGACGTTCTCGCTGATCGGAGTGGGTGCGGCCCTGGTGGCCGTGCTGGCGCAGCACGGTGCGCCCAACGCGCTGACCGGGGTGATCACCGGCGTCGGCTTCATCGGCGGCGGGCTGACCTTCCGCGAGACCCGGGCGAACGGGGATGTGGTGCGCGGCGTCACCACGGCCGCCACGATCTTCGCCGCGGCGGCGATCGGCGCGGCGGCCGGGGAGGGCTTTCTCCTGTTCGCCTTGACCGGCACGGTGCTGACCTTGCTGACGCTGGAGATCCGGCACATCCCCGTCCTGCGGGTCCTCGACGGCCGCCGCTGGGCCCGCCCCTTCGCCGAGGACGAGTGCATCGACCTGGACGGATCCCCGGCACGGCTGGACCCCGAGGCCGGGGAACTGCTGGACACCGCGGCGTGCCCCGACTCGGCCGACTACGCGAGCCCTGCCGCCCGCCGGTGA
- a CDS encoding DUF4185 domain-containing protein — protein sequence MPTRPQPNDQPNNHPHDQPNDQPTSRRTALKAGVGLALGAGLGLGTGLLAALPAAAASRTTAAPLLQQGAPLCQQPGDSASQQGLGCGDLGIPYYRGHDNSWGYVFGDSWSTTAQGDPNGYLGSPVMLNQASFDASGGTPISFTWAQPTSGHAAQLFSYNHRADNGYGQEISRIPNDCIEFGGRTYLQYTSVASWGGPNDPPLAPGHDGSLMSGVAYSDDYGVTWTDYPYHWAGDFQGVNQSMYGMWSFAGIDPDGWLYIFSKRWNGSHNNSGDGGAIQLFRIQPNDFRAGNFGAQQNWAYLDNSWQWTTAAPPSIILSGNNIGEFSVKLIGNTYCMSYFDVTDASISTRTAPRPDAVWTAPNPQIVANNTWPATHWGKPQLPTLYGGYIHPGSASATSLTLIVSQWNAPNPQPYRVLQYDGINP from the coding sequence ATGCCCACTCGCCCCCAGCCGAACGACCAGCCCAACAACCACCCGCACGACCAGCCCAACGACCAGCCGACCAGCCGCCGCACAGCCCTGAAGGCCGGTGTGGGATTAGCCCTGGGCGCAGGCCTGGGCCTGGGCACCGGGCTTCTCGCCGCCCTGCCCGCCGCTGCGGCCTCCCGCACCACCGCGGCACCGCTGCTCCAGCAGGGCGCCCCACTGTGCCAGCAGCCCGGCGACTCGGCGAGCCAACAGGGCCTCGGCTGCGGCGACCTGGGCATCCCGTACTACCGGGGGCACGACAACTCCTGGGGATACGTCTTCGGCGACTCGTGGAGCACCACGGCGCAGGGCGACCCCAACGGATACCTCGGCTCCCCCGTCATGCTGAACCAGGCGAGCTTCGACGCCTCCGGCGGGACCCCGATCTCGTTCACCTGGGCGCAGCCCACCAGCGGCCACGCCGCCCAACTCTTCAGCTACAACCACCGGGCGGACAACGGCTACGGCCAGGAGATCAGCCGGATCCCGAACGACTGCATCGAGTTCGGCGGCCGCACCTACCTCCAGTACACCTCCGTGGCCAGCTGGGGCGGACCGAACGACCCGCCGCTGGCCCCCGGCCACGACGGCTCGTTGATGTCCGGCGTCGCCTACTCCGATGACTACGGCGTGACCTGGACCGACTACCCCTACCACTGGGCCGGTGACTTCCAGGGGGTGAACCAGTCGATGTACGGCATGTGGTCGTTCGCGGGCATCGACCCCGACGGCTGGCTGTACATCTTCTCGAAGCGTTGGAACGGCAGTCACAACAACTCGGGCGACGGCGGAGCGATCCAGCTGTTCCGCATCCAGCCGAACGACTTCCGCGCCGGCAACTTCGGCGCCCAGCAGAACTGGGCCTACCTCGACAACTCCTGGCAGTGGACCACCGCGGCGCCGCCCTCGATCATCCTGTCCGGCAACAACATCGGCGAGTTCTCGGTCAAGTTGATCGGCAACACCTACTGCATGAGCTACTTCGACGTCACCGACGCCTCGATCTCCACCCGCACCGCACCGCGTCCCGACGCCGTGTGGACCGCCCCCAACCCGCAGATCGTGGCCAACAACACCTGGCCGGCCACCCACTGGGGCAAGCCGCAGCTCCCGACCCTCTACGGCGGCTACATCCACCCCGGCAGCGCGAGCGCGACCTCGCTGACCCTGATCGTCTCCCAGTGGAACGCGCCCAACCCGCAGCCCTACCGCGTGCTGCAGTACGACGGCATCAACCCGTAG
- a CDS encoding cold-shock protein — translation MATGTVKWFNAEKGFGFIEQDGGGADVFAHYSNIDAQGFRELQEGQKVTFDVTQGQKGPQAEHIRPA, via the coding sequence ATGGCTACCGGCACCGTGAAGTGGTTCAACGCGGAAAAGGGCTTCGGCTTCATCGAGCAGGATGGTGGCGGCGCTGACGTCTTCGCCCACTACTCGAACATCGACGCCCAGGGCTTCCGTGAGCTCCAGGAGGGCCAGAAGGTCACCTTCGACGTGACCCAGGGCCAGAAGGGCCCGCAGGCGGAGCACATTCGCCCGGCCTGA
- a CDS encoding ArnT family glycosyltransferase: MSATVVGHPPNSEQAPERDSGSPRRPWEFWRSPADQPGWARPALLLTAAVAAVLYAWNITSSGYAFFYSDSVKSMSVSWKALFFGALDPGSTVTPDKIAGSFVPQALSARLFGFHAWSVTLPQCIEGVICVLVMYRVVRRWTGPRAGLAAAAAFTFTPVVASMFGHSMEDGGLTFCLVMAADCYQRAVLDARLRSLLFAGAWVGLGFQAKMLQAWMILPALAVGYLFAAPAVLRRRVVHLALAGAVCLAVSLSWVLMMTVVPAKDRPYADGSTNNSAIAAVFGYNGLERFGIHLPGSLPNMGSGGGFQAPGGSAPGAGPSSPAGTASAGAPAAGAPAAGAPSTGAPSAGAASTGAPPTTGPAAGAPHGGFPTLDGGPSWLKLFEGRLSPQIGWLYPFAFLALAFGLWSRRGTERTDRLRGGYVMWGTWLVVVGLVFSKMSLIPHTAYMSTLAPALAALAGAGGVLMWDAYRKGERSAWVLPAAVATEAGWAWYLGHFTPDFLPWLKWLVVAAAALGVIAMVWGQVSRRSGSRLLLIGLLAGLAGAVATPVVWSASVLDPKYAGSSFDAGAGPSSLGLIATLTKDMGGAHPPGQAGAPGSGASRRSAGAPAAGGFAAPGADVTASLSPDQRKLYDYVKARQDGAKYVLAVDGWIAASPYILATGDTVMPMGGFSSAVPQPSPSGFDALVHSGNVRFVLVQDATGVSGLFGRDGGTAVGQIDGWVKQHCTEVPATSYGVAQATGSDPLGPSLGMTEFFGDGRSVGGTLYSCPPSS; the protein is encoded by the coding sequence TTGTCCGCGACCGTCGTCGGTCACCCCCCGAACTCGGAACAGGCCCCGGAGCGCGACTCCGGAAGCCCCCGCAGGCCCTGGGAGTTCTGGCGCTCCCCCGCCGACCAGCCCGGCTGGGCCAGACCGGCACTGCTGCTGACCGCGGCCGTCGCCGCCGTCCTCTACGCCTGGAACATCACCTCCTCCGGCTACGCGTTCTTCTACTCCGACTCCGTGAAGAGCATGTCGGTGAGCTGGAAGGCGCTGTTTTTCGGCGCACTGGACCCCGGGTCCACCGTCACGCCGGATAAAATCGCCGGCTCGTTCGTGCCACAGGCCCTTTCCGCACGCCTGTTCGGCTTCCACGCCTGGTCGGTGACGCTTCCTCAGTGCATCGAGGGCGTGATCTGCGTCCTGGTGATGTACCGCGTGGTGCGCCGCTGGACCGGCCCCAGGGCCGGGCTCGCGGCGGCCGCGGCGTTCACCTTCACCCCCGTGGTCGCCTCGATGTTCGGGCACTCCATGGAGGACGGCGGGCTGACCTTCTGCCTGGTGATGGCCGCCGACTGCTACCAACGCGCGGTGCTCGACGCCCGGTTGCGGTCGCTGCTGTTCGCGGGGGCGTGGGTCGGCCTCGGGTTCCAGGCCAAGATGCTGCAGGCCTGGATGATCCTGCCGGCGTTGGCCGTCGGATACCTGTTCGCCGCACCGGCCGTGCTGCGTCGGCGAGTTGTCCACCTGGCGCTGGCCGGAGCGGTCTGCCTGGCGGTCTCGCTCTCCTGGGTGCTGATGATGACGGTCGTCCCGGCCAAGGACCGGCCCTACGCGGACGGCAGTACCAACAACAGCGCCATCGCGGCCGTCTTCGGCTACAACGGCCTGGAGCGGTTCGGCATCCACCTGCCCGGCTCGCTGCCCAACATGGGCAGCGGCGGCGGGTTCCAAGCTCCGGGCGGCAGCGCTCCTGGCGCCGGGCCGTCATCCCCGGCGGGCACGGCATCGGCGGGCGCCCCAGCCGCGGGTGCCCCAGCCGCGGGTGCGCCGTCAACGGGCGCGCCGTCAGCGGGTGCAGCGTCAACGGGTGCGCCGCCGACAACCGGGCCCGCCGCCGGCGCCCCGCACGGGGGCTTCCCGACACTGGACGGCGGCCCAAGCTGGCTGAAACTCTTCGAGGGCCGACTCAGCCCGCAGATCGGCTGGCTGTACCCCTTCGCCTTCCTCGCCCTGGCGTTCGGCCTGTGGTCGCGCCGCGGCACGGAGCGCACCGACCGGCTGCGCGGCGGCTATGTGATGTGGGGCACCTGGCTGGTCGTGGTCGGCCTGGTGTTCAGCAAGATGAGCTTGATCCCGCACACCGCCTACATGTCGACCCTGGCACCGGCGCTGGCGGCCCTGGCGGGCGCCGGCGGCGTGCTGATGTGGGACGCCTACCGCAAGGGTGAGCGCAGCGCCTGGGTGCTGCCGGCGGCCGTCGCAACCGAGGCCGGCTGGGCCTGGTACCTCGGCCACTTCACCCCCGACTTCCTGCCCTGGTTGAAGTGGCTGGTGGTGGCGGCCGCCGCCCTCGGGGTGATCGCCATGGTGTGGGGCCAGGTCAGCCGCCGCTCCGGCTCCCGGCTGCTGCTGATCGGTCTGCTCGCCGGCCTGGCGGGCGCCGTCGCCACTCCGGTCGTCTGGTCGGCCTCGGTCCTGGACCCGAAGTACGCGGGCAGCTCCTTCGACGCCGGCGCCGGGCCGTCCTCGCTGGGGCTGATCGCGACGCTCACGAAGGACATGGGCGGCGCCCACCCGCCGGGGCAGGCCGGCGCCCCCGGTAGCGGTGCCTCCCGCCGGTCGGCCGGTGCGCCCGCCGCAGGCGGCTTCGCCGCACCGGGTGCTGATGTCACCGCCAGCCTCAGCCCCGACCAGCGCAAGCTGTACGACTACGTCAAGGCCCGCCAGGACGGCGCGAAGTACGTCCTCGCGGTCGACGGCTGGATCGCGGCCTCCCCCTACATCCTGGCCACGGGTGACACCGTGATGCCGATGGGCGGGTTCAGCAGCGCGGTCCCCCAGCCCTCGCCGAGCGGCTTCGACGCCCTGGTGCACAGCGGTAACGTGCGCTTCGTCCTGGTCCAGGACGCCACGGGCGTCAGCGGGCTCTTCGGCAGGGACGGCGGCACGGCGGTCGGCCAGATCGACGGCTGGGTGAAGCAGCACTGCACCGAGGTCCCCGCCACCTCCTACGGGGTGGCCCAGGCGACCGGCAGCGACCCCTTGGGCCCTTCGCTGGGCATGACGGAGTTCTTCGGCGACGGCCGCAGCGTGGGCGGCACCCTCTACAGCTGCCCGCCGTCCTCCTGA